A window of Mustela lutreola isolate mMusLut2 chromosome X, mMusLut2.pri, whole genome shotgun sequence genomic DNA:
ACACCCATGGGACGTCAGTTACCCCAGCTGGCACTCCCTTCATGCCTTCCTTCACAGGCAAGCACCTGAGGACATTCCAAACACCAGGCTCCGCCCCCTTGGCCCACAGGTGTGTCTCCTTGCACTGCTCCCTCCAGCGCTCCCTAAGCCACAAGGGTGGGCTCCTCACCTCAGGACCTTTCCTTAGATCACCTCAGCTCAACATGACGCGCTGCTGTTTTTCTAGTCTAAGAAATGGCTCACCAACGCTTTGGGTCACCTTTCTTCTAATACACACTTAATTCCCTAAGCATCGCTGGGATGTTAAGGAGCGGGAGCTCGGTATTCTGCTAACACTGAGCAGAAACTGTGCGAGTCCATCTCTCGATGAAGTCAGAAATACACTCTTCATATGCCAACCCCATTCCTCTTgcgttccccacccccacccccggggggcCACTTCAAATATCCCTCCCTGCTCCTGACCAGCCCACGTGGTTCCCCAATTGGCTTTTTCCTGGGGACATCACCACCATTTAGTGGTGGTCAGTTGCGTGTGTGCGTTGAGGGGTGGGATCGATCCCTGGCCCCAGCTAGGCTGTGCTCTCAATGGTGGAAGGACCCAACCATGTGGGTCTACTGTCATGGCTGCGGGAAGACACAAGGCTCAGTGGCAGCCGGGACTCGTGGCAGCCCACGTTGGGCCCGGGGGAAGCAGAGGGATGGGCTGTGAGTGTCACACGCCCGCTGCTCTGTGACCCTCCTAACTGCTCCAGCAGTAACAGCTCTACTCTACAACTCAGCCCCCTTCACTTGTAAAGTGGGACTATTACCGCCAGCTGCCTCCCGGACTGGGCTTCATAAACACAGGCCAAGACCAGTGGAGAGAAAGGCTGGGGAAATCAGTGGACGGGACACCAAGACTGTCAGACAAGCTTTCATGTTAGCCCCACTGCATAAAATCTGGAGCCGTGAGCCCTCCCAGTTGACACCATTTGGCGTCTCTGGTCAGCCTTCACAGAGAGCCCCGTGGGAAGGGCTGGGGATCAGCGCACAAATATAGGAACCACCTTATGCCATTTTAAAGTTAATTCAGTGTACGTGTCGTCCCCGCCCCGAGATAGGAAAGATGGATCAAAGCAGGTGATCTGAAAGCAGGGGTGACTGGGAGGTGATGGACACCTTCTACAGTCACAGTCAGGCAGCAGCTTAGCTGGTGTGGGACCCTGGCCACCTTGGTGCCCACACCTGAGACGTGCCCTGATCCGTTTacgcctctctccctcccaagaTGCCACTTCTGGATTTTACACTCTAACTGCAGGTGTCATAATCACCTGTACCTGTAACAGCCCCAGGTCCCCTAATGAGGCGTGCCTTGCTCCGGGAGAAGGCTTTCCGTGCATCTTCACCTCAGCTGCAAACTTGCAAACCGTGCAGTTCACGTCCCACCTAGCCTGCCCAGCCGTTCGCCGTGGTCAGCAAGCAGCCACCGACTGGACACCTCAGCTCCCTGTTGCTCACTGAACCACAGTGTCCCCAACAAGCGGACAAGAGCCCTTCCCCAGGTCTCCTCCAGGCTTCCCACCGAGAAGCTGCCGCCTGAGGGCAGAGAGCACCCCGTTACCCACAAGGAGAGGGAGCAAAGTCGCACCCGTGCCCCCCCAGGAATCCTCCTGCCACTATAGTCACAGGTTGACAAAATCACCTATTCACACTACATCACTAAGCTGCTGTCTCCCCTGTTCCGCTAGAGGGTCTTTCCCCAGACTAGGGTCCCCCATCCTTTCCACAGCTCCCAAGCCTCTCAGGCAAAGATCCCAATTGGACTGAGCCAAGACCTGCCTCAGTAAGAACCCTGAAGAGCAGCCACCACGAGGAACCAGGAGACACATCGCCACCAGCTaaggttggggaggggggagattcATCACAAACCCGGCCCAGGGCTCGGAGATGAGCTGTTCTGGCCAGAGCTCATGGGGTTACCCTTGAGAGCGAAGGAGACAGAGAGCTGGATACAGGGGACCTAACCACTGGGTCGGCCACCACCACTACTCTCAGCCCTTCTACAGGCGGGACGGCACACGCTCTTGGTCACCTGATCGACGCAGACGTGAATGTGGCTGTGTGGTTCGTGGCTTAACACCTGCTCCCTGTGGCGCCAGTCCCGTGACTCAAGGGCCTCCCACAATTTGTTCTGATTGTGTCATAGCGCCACCTCACAGAAAGCTCGCCATGGCAACATTTATGCCTCACTGGGGGCAGCAAAGCAACCACCCCCGCTGTCAGGGGccagtcccccacccccctcccagtgAGCCCTCAACAAGGCAGGAGGGTTCCCCATGATGGGAACTCCCTCCTCTGCATGTGACTGTAGCACCCCCGGTAAAGGCTAACCTTGTGGGGACTCAAGGCCTCTACAAAAGGGATACAGGGGGAACCTCTGATCCCAAACTCAGTCTAGTTCACCAACACGCAGGTGCAAGGCCTGAGAAAAGCTTCGTGAAGTCCTCTGACCGAGGCTTCCTCCAGGTCCTGCCCAGGCACCCAGACAGGGCAGATCCCAGGTCTGCTCCAGCCAAGTGGCTGCCGAGGGAGACCATCACTCCCGGTTCATGGGGGAAGGGactgtccctgtccctccccaccttcaGAATGCCACTGATGTTTCCTCTACTGATAAACTTCCAAAGCGACAAAGCCTCCTAAAGGCATCAGctggacttttaaaataaaaactgactcTGACCACGAAAAAGACATGAAAATCCCGACCATGGGGTTTCTGACTACATTCGCTCCTGTCAGGCCAGCCCCTCCCGGAAGCACCCATCATCTTAGAAGCTCCTGGGGTCTGCGGGAGGTAAGGGAAGTCTGGGGAGAAGGAAGTCATCTGGAAGGCATCCCGTAACTTCCTCAGagcccctacccacccccacccctaccccagctCCCACGTGCTCACAGCTTGGCTCTCGGCCACATGGACCCCAGTGAGGAGAGAACCAACGTGGGGCAGGGCCTGAGCTCACGTGGGCTCAAGACATGAGGGCCAAAAGGACAAGACAACCTGTTAACTTGAAGCCAAATGGATCCAGCACCTACTGTTCCCTAGTTGAGGACGTGACAGCAAGGACAATGGTTCCTCTAGGTCACTCCTCCACAAACTGCCAAGTCCCCATAAGACTGGGGATGGTGACCTACCCCCTTCTTTGCCCCCATCCTAGAAAGtgagcccccacccccgccttcccCAATCCTTCTCTGGCCCCTGGTGATGACCCAAGCCTTGCTGCGTGTCCTGGGTGCTCCAGGAAAAGAACCCAACGGACTGAGCCTGGAGGGACTccggggaggggaaggagggaggtctTTCTGAGTCATCTGGGCTCTCCTCCATTGACCAGACCGAGTACTCGACTCTAGGATCAGCAGGAAAGATGCAGAGGACATAAACTTCCCTGGGAAGGCAGCCAGGGTGAGTGAGATGGGAAGAACAGCAGTCATCCCAGGTCTGGCCAAGTTACTCGAAACCCAGACAAAGGGCAAGAAGACTCAAGGCTGCCTAACTTCCTGCTCCCTTCCTCCAGCCTACCTCacccactccctctcccctcagAGAGTCACCTACCTGTTAACTCAGCTTTGCTCACGTCTATCAGGTCTCCCTGAGAGGCTTCCCCAAGAGCTGGCATTATGGGCAAATCAGAAACAAAGGCTGTCCTCGTTTCTGCTTTACTGAACAGCAGCTCAGACCCTCCAAGCTTCCCTATCCATCCCCCTGAAGTGGAAGAGTAAAGAAATCTTTACTCCAGGCACATCAGAGTCCTCGCCACTGACTAGCAACAAAAACTCCCTTCTTCTGAGACTGAAGGAGAACAAATGGTCCTGGCATGGCCTACCCAGAAACCTGGCCACAGGCCTTTGTCTGACCCCAAGGCTGACTATGGGagacagggggtgggggctgggggtggtctGTGCCCACAGCAGTAAGAAGCGCCCTCTCCGGGGGCACAAAGTCTCCCAAACTCCATCCAGAACCACAAATTCTCCCCCAAACACCATCAGGCACCAATGAACGCCAAACCCATGATGCCCAACAGCACGGAGCCCGCACAAATGCATCTCCCATCCCTGCCTGCCCCGTCAGGAGGATTCTGCAACCCCCGTCACCTTGACACTCAGCCAGACGCCCAAATTTACCCTCACGAGTGAGGTTTCCAAGGTCTGGAGTGCCCTTTGGGCCCCCACGCGTGCGCATTtaaaagagatggagaaagaccTTCTCCACTTGCCACCCACACACTGTGGTGGCCAGGGACATCTCGTGGGCAAACCCCACGGCCCCAGACCACAGCGGGGAACCCACTGCTGGGCCCGAAGAGCGATTTGAGAAAAGCCCTTGCTTCCTCTCCGTTTTGACCAACCCAACAGAATACCACCTCTGTCTGGCGGGAAGACCCCCTCTTTATTCCACACCCCTGGATCATGCTGTCAACATCTAACCGTGGCCAACAAACATGCCACCGAAAACAATGATCTCCTCTCTCTGGTGCCCTCAATAGACCCCGTCCCATTTTAACAAAACCTTTATCTCTGGAGGGAGAACACGAGAACCCTCTGTCCCCTGGGAGGCTGTCGctgtggtgggtggggaggcACCTTTGGCTGGAAGCATCAGCCCACTGGTACCAAAAAGAAGGGCAGGGCAGATTATCTGTACCCACTACAAAACAGGACACAACACACATGGCCACGCTTATGTCTCCCGTGGTCATTCCCCTGCTGGTATCGTATCAGAACGTCACTAACTACAGGACCGGTATTTCCCTAGAAAAGGAGAAGCGTCCCAGGAAGTCGTCTTCCACGGGTGCCTCCGTCCCTGGACACCACCGCGTTCAAACAGACGATGGGTCCTTCCCTCCTGGACTGGTGACAGCGGCCTATTTCTCTGAGCAGCCCATCAGCCACAGGGCCACAGCAATGAACCGCTTCCCCATCGCCTCCCTGAGCTCTGGGAGCAGTGCCTCCCACCCCACGCACCACGGGTAAGCCGCTGGGGGTTTACTTACATCTCTCATTGTCATTCTGGTCGGCAATGGCCTCTTCCAGGGCGACCGACTTTGGCTTTTTGTCCTGATTTCCTTTCAACCTGTCCCAGTCGGCAGGGCTGAATTTGCACACCTCAGAGTCTTTGGCTGTCGGGTGGCCACCTTCCCTCTCTTTCATCTCCAGCTCTGAGAAGCGCATCATTGCACGCTAGAAAGAGAACGGAGacggggaagaaaaaaaaaaaacacgacaCCTTACCATAAAAGCTATTTCATTTGCCTTACCTTAAAGGAAAGTAGTTTCAAAGAAAAGTTTGCCCAAAACCAACCACAATTTATGATACGactgagatattttaaaaacgTAATAGATAAAAACGTAAGAGTAGCTATACGTAAGCAATCACACAGTCTGTACTCGTGAAGccatatgtagagagagagagaaacgcgCTGTGTATGTGTAGCCACGCATACACCATAGCACAGAGACATTCTCGTTTGgaggtaaataaaaacaaaacagaaacacaacgcaaaggaaaacaaaacaaaaacaacagaaaagaaaacaaaatgcacaaTGAATAAAAGACGACCATGGCCCACAAACTTCCCTCtgtatatttggaaatgaaatttAACTCAAAAGGTTTATGTAAGATTCtagtaataaaaatttgaagaactGACCTCACAGTAAGCAGCGGGTAGACATAAAATACTGTCCTCTTGTAATCCTTCCATCTATGTAATTAAAATGGGCACTCAATGGATCATTTAGATAACTTCATCCATTTTTATAAGCATAAaccaatttttttcttcacattgcAACACAATTTggctttatttatcttttaattaaaagtaaaatatcttaAGGAAATTCCTATACAACATCTATCATTCACTAGCAAATTAAACACATAACTCTATCCCTTTAagcaaggtttttttttggggggggggggtgggaaaaaaaaaattgcccgaATCCCACAGACACGCGGCTGCCACACATCTCCACCAAGTATCGCGTAAGACATTTCTAAGCAGTATTGCTAGGCATTATTCGTTAACATACAGTAATGGCAGAGAAGTCAAAGCAACTGATAGGGGACGTCATGCAGTCTTTAGCTAACCTTCGCAATCATTAATACTTCTGTTAGCAGCGTCTGCGTGGAGCTCTCTTAGCATCTACAGGGTAACGGCAAGTGTCTGGACACGTGAACCTCCTAAGTGCTACCACTCACGTCCCCTTACTGGACACGTGTCATACATATATTTACGTGACCATAAGCTTTCTTTAACCAAAATCTGCCCGGCGCCCTGCCCTACCATACTCCCCCAATCCTCTTTCCACATTAACAAAAACAGAACTGACAACTGGTAAAGTCACtgaaatttgggggtggggggacggctCACCTGCAAGGCGCGCTGCTCCCGGCTGAGCTGGCTGGAATCTGCGTACAGTTCGGTAGTGACACACTTGAATCGGTCACCCACGTAACCAGCGGAATTTGCGATCCTCTTTGCCAGCTTCGATGGCTTGGGTTTGAGAACTTTGCCATCGGTGGATTCGGCATCGTCGGCTCCGTCTTTGGTATAGGTAGGGGTGACGTCCACACTTGGCGGGGCGCTGCCCACGCAAAACGGTTTGGGATCCTCTGGGGTTTTCCCAAAAGTTACGGGTGGGCCATCATTCGCCAGAGTCGGCTCCAGGAAGGGAGTAGAGACGGGCAGCCCCAGGTTCTCCTTGGTGGTTCCTGCTGGAATGCTCTCCTTGCTTAAGCTgaagactgactggccaggggcCTGCTTGAAAGCGTAAGCTTCGTGGAAATCACTGATGCGCCCCAACTCCTCCCTCAGGGCGACGAAATCACGGTGTGGCTGCAGGGCGGGCTCAGCCGGGGGCTTACTGGGCTCGGTGCTCTGGCCCACGCTCTCGGCCACGAAGCCCGGCTTGGCCGCGTTCGCCTCTGTTTTAGCGTCCGCCTCCTCCCGGAGGAGGTCTACATAGACAAGTTTGTCGCTCTTGACTACCGTTTTCCCTTGGTTCCAGCTGGGGCTGGGCTTCAGGTTCTTGTCGGAGGGGACTTCTGGCTGTAGCTTGGTGCTGCTCGCTTCCAGCATCTCAGAAAACCGGTTCCGGAGGGCTGGGTCCTCGTAGCGCCTCTCGTGGGAGCGGGACCTCCTCTCTGGTTTCTCCTCCTTAGTGATCTCGATGGGCGTGTGAGGTATCAACATGGGGTGCACCATGCCCAACCCCAGCGCGTCCTGGTAGGTCACAAACTCCGGTCGGCCTGTGGGCAGCCCGTAGGGCAGTCCGGGCTTCGGGGCAAGGTGCCCGGGGAATAGACTGCCATTGGGCAGCAAGACTGGGTGAGGGTAGACAGGTCCCTTGCCGTGTAAGGAGAGGGGGCTTATAGCGATGCCCTCGGGTGCCGGGTAAGGGAGGTAACTCCTGGGGTAGGGAATCGGTGGGGACCTAAATGCCTCATTTGGCGACAGAAAGATCGAGCTTGGCGGAAGGCCATTCTCGTTTGCTTTGAAGCTCGGCTCCGGGTTGCTGGCTTTGGCGCCCTtgctgctggtgctgctgctgTGCTTGGCAGGTGTGGTCGGGGGCTGGCCCACGTGCTGAATGACGGACGGCGTAGTATCCACGGAGCTCCTGCTGGTCTTGCAGCCATCTGCATTGGCATTGGGTGCCGGCGACGCAGAGGCCGGGCGGCCGGCACTCGAGACCGAGCCCGAGACGTTGGTGACCACAGCGTCTGTGCCGCCCATGCGGGGACACGATGAGCTCCGCTGCTGTGGGATCGCCCATTCCAAAGCCTTGTTTTTCAGCGGCAGGCCTTTGCCGTTGTTCTCTTCATTAGGGCTCGGCCCGGGCACCACCCAGGACGAGGGAGCCGTGCTGATGATTTCAGATCTATAGATAGCACAGCCGTTTCCGGGAGGAGATAGGGTTTCTTTCGGAATCTCACTGCCGGACAGCACTAAGCCGCTTCCAGCTCGGCTGTGCACGAGGACCGTGGGGGCCATCTTCTTTATGTGGTCGGCTTTGGAAGCATCCACGTCCACCACCTTTGCGGACAAGTCCAGTGGCTTATCGGTGACATCTTTGGTAACTGTCTGCTTCTCCAACAGAGGAGGGGAGCCACCGTCTTTTCTGTCCTGGCCCGCTGCTTTCCGGGTGTGCCCGGGAACCGACTGGGCCCCTTCAGCCCCTTCCGGGCCCTTCGGATACTTGCCGTTGGAGAGCCTGGCCGAAGGGAACTCACTGCTGACTGTCATGTATGGCTTCGACAGGGTGACAGATGGCGAGGTGGAGATCCTGGCGTAGTGCTTATGAAATTCAGAGTAGGTGTCTGCAGTGGGCTGGGAGGGAAGGTGGACCCGGGGCGAAGGTCGAGGCGAAGGGGGCAGCAGGAGCGCTGTGTCCCCGGGCAGACCGCTGGTGACCCCCTTGGTGGAGGGCACCCTCGGCTGCTTACTGTTCTGGATGTGGGGATAGGCATGGGACTCGACGGGGTTCCCAGGACTGACGCCCATCTTCCAGGGCAGGCTTTTGTCTGCGCAGTGGACCAAAGGTGGGATGGCCGGGGAAGCAGAAGGCGTCGAGAGCCTCATGGGCGAAGCCAGGGACGACGGGATGTGGGGACTGACGTAGTGAGGCGGCGGCAGGTAGAGAAAGCGCTCCCCGTTGGTGCAGACCGGAGAATACAGCGGCTGGGCCAAGCTGTAGGACTGCTGAGGTAGCAAGGCCTTGTACATGTTCAGGGAATACTTATTTGGCGAGTCGAGGAAAGGGTAGATGGCTGGCGTGGCCCCCTCCATGTAAGGGTTGACCCAGGGCAGCCGCAGGTAACTAGCACCATTGATGTTGAGAGGGCTCTGTTTGTCGCTGGCAGGCCTGTCCAAGCCCAGCGTTTCTGCTGTGGGCACAGCACTTTTTTGTATCCCAGGGGGTGTTTTGTAGATAGCACTGAAGCCATTGGGGGCCTTTCCAGAGACAGCGGAAGCCTCCACCGTCTCAGGGGTGTTCGGTTTGAACTGCAATTCTGGATTTCTCTCGGACGAGAACCCAAGACCACCCAGAGTGCTCGTGGCAGCCTCCCGACCTTTCTCTGAGCCCAGTCCGCACAAGCTAGAATAGACGATGTTGCCGGGGACACGCAGTCCTTCCCGGATCAGGCCGGTGCGGTCCATGCTGAGCGCGGCCAGGCCATCGATCCGATGGGCCGTAGTGGCCTCCACCTTAGTGGAAGAAGAACACAGGTGTTAACTCGTGATGCCCCCATCAAAGCTGTAGGTCCTGTCCCAAGGAGAAACCAACAGCTAGGCTCACAGGACATCAGCCTCCACATCTGAGCACAAAGGGTTAAAAAGAGAGGCTTCACGGGGGCCCACCATCCCTGGCCCACATATCCAAAAGCCTTTGATGCCTGCCTTCTCACCTTGGTTCAGCTAGTATCCTGAAAGCCTGTAAAAGGTTGATCCCTTTAGACTTGGGGCCTATACATTAAATTTAGTCATCTATTAACTCGGGAAAATTCACTTTCTCAGCAAAAATTCTCGGCTGCCACAGAAAGGACGCCAGCTCTACTACTCTAGGCACCGCCCTCATAGGGTACGGacaggggggtgggtgggtggggagacggGACCTGAACCTCCCAGGCCCTTATGTTGGGGGGCAGGGTGGTGCTCACTGgggtctctccccaccccccccagctAGGGAAGCATGGTGATTATTTAACATAACATGCAAGAAACAATCTTTGGTGGGATGGCAGGGAAGGAGGACTTTAGCTGTCTCATTTCTAAATCAATAGAGGCCAGGGGTCAAACTGTGGTATTGCCTTTTGACTTCCTCTCCTGCTGTCTGAAGACGGGTCTGTGTTTCGTATTTTACTGGAAAAGGAAACCCTAAGGGTCTACTTGGAGGTTGGAAATTTATCGAGCTTCAGAGAGCATGGAGGCAGCCTGTGGCTTAGCCAAGAAAAGGAGGCACATATGCCACCGGGTCACTATGGGACTGACTCGGACACTCCTGGGACAGGGCTAGCGTGTCACCGGGAATGCAAGAAGAGCTCCGATGAGGGCCAGGTCCTGCAGAAGCAGCATCCTACTCAGacccacccagccctgccctaCCCCCAAAAGACCCCTTGGCAGCATGCAAATTAATGCACCAGGGATTATAGATCGATGGATATTTAGACTGAAGCCACGTCTCTTACCACATTGTGGTTCAAGGGATTTTCTTCCCTCAGTTCCAGTCTGGCCTTTGAAGCATCACCATCGTTTACAGGAATTTTCCTACGTGAAAAGGACATACGAAACTTCATAAAAGCATTCCCCCACTTAATCCATCTTTCACAGATCGCCCCCGAACGGACCAGTTTCTAATAACTCCGTTCCTCAAACCGCCCTCACCGAACAATTCCTCCCCAGCGCTCCTATTGAAAGCTGGCCCCAAATGGTGCTTCAGCTGGGCTGGCAGAAAACAAAGGCAAGGCAGGGCACAACGGGGCCAGGGAATCCCAGACAGGGCCCCAGGCCGGCCACCGAGGGAAACGAAGATTCTGTGCTGTTCTTTTCTCTGGAGAAGAGGCCACGGGGGCCAATACATAGCTCCACGGTCCTAGCGGGGACCTCCGAAGCTCTACCTGAGGTCAGACATCAGGGAGGACCAAAGGCCAAAGACCGAAGTGGAGACACAAGGCTGCAGTCACAGGACCTGCCATTCTGTGCTCCTCACCAGGGTGGGCTTTCAAAACTTTTCCCCAAAGTTAGGTACCGTGGTCTACAAAATTGGCTTCCCTGGTGATAATGAAGCCGTATGTGACTGCCCGTCTCACAGTGACGGGGGATACACACGAAGAGCCTACAAATGT
This region includes:
- the BCOR gene encoding BCL-6 corepressor isoform X5, which gives rise to MLSATPLYGNVHSWMNSERVRMCGINEDRKIPVNDGDASKARLELREENPLNHNVVEATTAHRIDGLAALSMDRTGLIREGLRVPGNIVYSSLCGLGSEKGREAATSTLGGLGFSSERNPELQFKPNTPETVEASAVSGKAPNGFSAIYKTPPGIQKSAVPTAETLGLDRPASDKQSPLNINGASYLRLPWVNPYMEGATPAIYPFLDSPNKYSLNMYKALLPQQSYSLAQPLYSPVCTNGERFLYLPPPHYVSPHIPSSLASPMRLSTPSASPAIPPLVHCADKSLPWKMGVSPGNPVESHAYPHIQNSKQPRVPSTKGVTSGLPGDTALLLPPSPRPSPRVHLPSQPTADTYSEFHKHYARISTSPSVTLSKPYMTVSSEFPSARLSNGKYPKGPEGAEGAQSVPGHTRKAAGQDRKDGGSPPLLEKQTVTKDVTDKPLDLSAKVVDVDASKADHIKKMAPTVLVHSRAGSGLVLSGSEIPKETLSPPGNGCAIYRSEIISTAPSSWVVPGPSPNEENNGKGLPLKNKALEWAIPQQRSSSCPRMGGTDAVVTNVSGSVSSAGRPASASPAPNANADGCKTSRSSVDTTPSVIQHVGQPPTTPAKHSSSTSSKGAKASNPEPSFKANENGLPPSSIFLSPNEAFRSPPIPYPRSYLPYPAPEGIAISPLSLHGKGPVYPHPVLLPNGSLFPGHLAPKPGLPYGLPTGRPEFVTYQDALGLGMVHPMLIPHTPIEITKEEKPERRSRSHERRYEDPALRNRFSEMLEASSTKLQPEVPSDKNLKPSPSWNQGKTVVKSDKLVYVDLLREEADAKTEANAAKPGFVAESVGQSTEPSKPPAEPALQPHRDFVALREELGRISDFHEAYAFKQAPGQSVFSLSKESIPAGTTKENLGLPVSTPFLEPTLANDGPPVTFGKTPEDPKPFCVGSAPPSVDVTPTYTKDGADDAESTDGKVLKPKPSKLAKRIANSAGYVGDRFKCVTTELYADSSQLSREQRALQRAMMRFSELEMKEREGGHPTAKDSEVCKFSPADWDRLKGNQDKKPKSVALEEAIADQNDNERCEYSAGNKHDPFEAPEDKDLPVEKYFVDRQPVSESPTDQAAVDMPHSPTLRLDRKRKVSGDSSLTETAVEEVPEDPLLKAKRRRVSKDDWPEREMTNSSSNHLEDPHYSELTNLKVCIELTGLHPKKQRHLLHLRERWEQQVSAAESKPGRQGRKEVTQAVQPEVTVQGNNSPEEKPGRKRAEAKGNRSWSEESLKSSDNEQGLPVFSGSPPMKSLSSTNASGKKQTQPSCTPASRPPAKQQKIKESQKTDVLCTDEEEDCQAASLLQKFTDNSEKPSGKRLCKTKHLIPQEPRQGLSLAGDYYVENTDGKVTVRRFRKRPEPSSDYDLSPAKQDQKPFDRLQQLLPASQSTQLPRSSSPPETTQSRPMPPEARRLIVNKNAGETLLQRAARLGYEEVVLYCLENKICDVNHRDNAGYCALHEACARGWLNIVRHLLEYGADVNCSAQDGTRPLHDAVENDHLEIVRLLLSYGADPTLATYSGRTIMKMTHSELMEKFLTDYLNDLQGRSDEDSNGSWEFYGSSVCEPDDESGYDVLANPPGPEDQDDDDEAYSDVFEFEFSESPLLPCYNIQVSVAQGPRNWLLLSDVLKKLKMSSRIFRCNFPNVEVVTIAEAEFYRQVSASLLFSCSKDLEAFNPESKELLDLVEFTSELQTLLGSSMEWLHPSDGASDDYWTKQRHR
- the BCOR gene encoding BCL-6 corepressor isoform X2, coding for MLSATPLYGNVHSWMNSERVRMCGINEDRKIPVNDGDASKARLELREENPLNHNVVEATTAHRIDGLAALSMDRTGLIREGLRVPGNIVYSSLCGLGSEKGREAATSTLGGLGFSSERNPELQFKPNTPETVEASAVSGKAPNGFSAIYKTPPGIQKSAVPTAETLGLDRPASDKQSPLNINGASYLRLPWVNPYMEGATPAIYPFLDSPNKYSLNMYKALLPQQSYSLAQPLYSPVCTNGERFLYLPPPHYVSPHIPSSLASPMRLSTPSASPAIPPLVHCADKSLPWKMGVSPGNPVESHAYPHIQNSKQPRVPSTKGVTSGLPGDTALLLPPSPRPSPRVHLPSQPTADTYSEFHKHYARISTSPSVTLSKPYMTVSSEFPSARLSNGKYPKGPEGAEGAQSVPGHTRKAAGQDRKDGGSPPLLEKQTVTKDVTDKPLDLSAKVVDVDASKADHIKKMAPTVLVHSRAGSGLVLSGSEIPKETLSPPGNGCAIYRSEIISTAPSSWVVPGPSPNEENNGKGLPLKNKALEWAIPQQRSSSCPRMGGTDAVVTNVSGSVSSAGRPASASPAPNANADGCKTSRSSVDTTPSVIQHVGQPPTTPAKHSSSTSSKGAKASNPEPSFKANENGLPPSSIFLSPNEAFRSPPIPYPRSYLPYPAPEGIAISPLSLHGKGPVYPHPVLLPNGSLFPGHLAPKPGLPYGLPTGRPEFVTYQDALGLGMVHPMLIPHTPIEITKEEKPERRSRSHERRYEDPALRNRFSEMLEASSTKLQPEVPSDKNLKPSPSWNQGKTVVKSDKLVYVDLLREEADAKTEANAAKPGFVAESVGQSTEPSKPPAEPALQPHRDFVALREELGRISDFHEAYAFKQAPGQSVFSLSKESIPAGTTKENLGLPVSTPFLEPTLANDGPPVTFGKTPEDPKPFCVGSAPPSVDVTPTYTKDGADDAESTDGKVLKPKPSKLAKRIANSAGYVGDRFKCVTTELYADSSQLSREQRALQMEGLQEDSILCLPAAYCERAMMRFSELEMKEREGGHPTAKDSEVCKFSPADWDRLKGNQDKKPKSVALEEAIADQNDNERCEYSAGNKHDPFEAPEDKDLPVEKYFVDRQPVSESPTDQAAVDMPHSPTLRLDRKRKVSGDSSLTETAVEEVPEDPLLKAKRRRVSKDDWPEREMTNSSSNHLEDPHYSELTNLKVCIELTGLHPKKQRHLLHLRERWEQQVSAAESKPGRQGRKEVTQAVQPEVTVQGNNSPEEKPGRKRAEAKGNRSWSEESLKSSDNEQGLPVFSGSPPMKSLSSTNASGKKQTQPSCTPASRPPAKQQKIKESQKTDVLCTDEEEDCQAASLLQKFTDNSEKPSGKRLCKTKHLIPQEPRQGLSLAGDYYVENTDGKVTVRRFRKRPEPSSDYDLSPAKQDQKPFDRLQQLLPASQSTQLPRSSSPPETTQSRPMPPEARRLIVNKNAGETLLQRAARLGYEEVVLYCLENKICDVNHRDNAGYCALHEACARGWLNIVRHLLEYGADVNCSAQDGTRPLHDAVENDHLEIVRLLLSYGADPTLATYSGRTIMKMTHSELMEKFLTDYLNDLQGRSDEDSNGSWEFYGSSVCEPDDESGYDVLANPPGPEDQDDDDEAYSDVFEFEFSESPLLPCYNIQVSVAQGPRNWLLLSDVLKKLKMSSRIFRCNFPNVEVVTIAEAEFYRQVSASLLFSCSKDLEAFNPESKELLDLVEFTSELQTLLGSSMEWLHPSDGASDDYCVPARI